One window from the genome of Elaeis guineensis isolate ETL-2024a chromosome 5, EG11, whole genome shotgun sequence encodes:
- the LOC105032721 gene encoding uncharacterized protein — protein MSCASKASLIVAASMGAVEALKDQAGLCRWNYAIRSLNHQAKNSVGSFSQARRMSSSSSSNIERRKGTEDADEKAKRSEEALRKVMYLSCWGPN, from the coding sequence ATGAGCTGTGCAAGCAAGGCTTCTTTGATCGTGGCAGCGAGCATGGGGGCAGTGGAAGCGCTCAAAGACCAAGCAGGTCTGTGCCGTTGGAACTATGCCATCAGATCTCTCAACCACCAGGCCAAGAACAGCGTTGGTTCCTTCTCTCAGGCCAGGAggatgtcttcttcttcttcttctaacatTGAGAGGAGGAAAGGAACGGAGGATGCTGATGAGAAGGCCAAGCGATCGGAGGAGGCGCTGAGAAAAGTCATGTACTTGAGTTGTTGGGGTCCTAATTAG